One genomic region from Sulfuriflexus mobilis encodes:
- a CDS encoding peroxiredoxin — MAKAKTGKKVTDIKLEATGEQEIKLSDYQGKNIVLYFYPKDSTSGCTREGQDFRDNISKFRRADTVILGVSRDSVKSHENFKAKEAFPFELLSDKEEKLCAQFDVIKEKNMYGKKVMGIERSTFLIDKKGLLREEWRKVKVDGHVDEVLARVKELNKNP; from the coding sequence ATGGCGAAGGCAAAAACAGGCAAGAAGGTCACCGATATCAAGCTTGAGGCGACCGGTGAACAGGAAATCAAGCTCTCCGACTACCAGGGCAAGAACATCGTCCTGTACTTTTACCCAAAAGACAGTACCTCCGGCTGTACCCGCGAGGGCCAGGACTTTCGCGACAATATTAGCAAATTCCGCCGTGCCGACACCGTGATCCTCGGCGTCTCGCGCGACAGCGTCAAGTCACATGAAAACTTCAAGGCCAAGGAGGCATTCCCCTTTGAGCTGCTCTCCGACAAGGAAGAAAAACTCTGCGCGCAGTTCGATGTCATCAAAGAAAAAAATATGTATGGCAAAAAGGTCATGGGTATTGAACGCAGCACCTTTTTAATAGATAAAAAAGGACTGCTGCGTGAAGAATGGCGCAAGGTCAAGGTCGATGGCCACGTTGATGAAGTCCTTGCCCGCGTCAAGGAGTTGAATAAAAACCCGTAG
- a CDS encoding Crp/Fnr family transcriptional regulator, with protein sequence MASVKNSLLEILAQLSRDEQAALLDYAEFMLSRSEHAKTLSIREPVDIPRPEQETVLAAMRRLSDTYPMLNKDKILHEAAGLMSAHVMQGREAHMVIDDLQVLFHRHYEILIEQK encoded by the coding sequence ATGGCATCGGTAAAAAACAGCTTACTGGAAATCCTCGCCCAACTGAGTCGTGATGAACAAGCGGCCTTGCTCGACTATGCCGAATTCATGCTCTCACGTTCCGAGCATGCAAAAACCCTGTCGATTCGTGAACCTGTGGATATCCCACGTCCCGAGCAAGAGACCGTACTTGCGGCGATGCGTCGCTTATCCGACACTTACCCGATGTTGAATAAAGACAAGATTTTACACGAGGCGGCTGGCCTGATGTCCGCGCATGTCATGCAGGGCCGTGAGGCGCATATGGTCATTGACGACCTTCAGGTGTTGTTTCATCGTCATTACGAAATTCTCATTGAACAAAAATAA
- a CDS encoding glycine cleavage system protein R, with translation MNNYLVISAIGADRPGIVNALSSNILEHNCNIVDSRMTVLGGEFAIIIMISGSWDKIAKLEGSLPSLENKLGLTIISKRTEQRGKPGKMLPYLVEVISMDHEGIVYNVAEFFSSRQINIEDLSTGSYSAAHTGTPMFNMNMIISIPAEIQIGELREQFTEFCDALNLDAVMEPVKA, from the coding sequence ATGAATAATTATCTTGTTATATCGGCCATCGGTGCCGACCGGCCAGGCATCGTCAATGCCCTGTCCTCAAACATTCTCGAACATAACTGCAATATCGTCGATAGCCGCATGACCGTGCTCGGTGGTGAGTTCGCAATTATCATCATGATTTCAGGAAGTTGGGACAAGATTGCCAAGCTGGAAGGCTCACTGCCTTCACTCGAAAATAAGCTCGGTTTGACCATCATCAGCAAACGCACCGAACAACGTGGCAAGCCAGGCAAAATGCTGCCTTACCTGGTCGAGGTCATCTCCATGGACCACGAGGGGATTGTCTATAATGTCGCCGAGTTCTTCTCCAGTCGCCAGATCAACATCGAAGACCTGTCCACCGGCAGTTATTCCGCTGCGCATACCGGCACACCGATGTTCAACATGAATATGATCATCAGTATCCCGGCGGAAATCCAGATCGGCGAATTACGTGAACAATTTACTGAATTTTGTGATGCACTAAACCTTGATGCGGTGATGGAACCGGTCAAGGCCTGA
- a CDS encoding DUF4931 domain-containing protein: MSQDSPKTPKNVREIRINPVLPSESVLVATARGMRPRKEEERLERKTEAHVERCPFCTGNEDKTPPTIAAWPNEQDWDVRVVENLYPVLGEEPPDSNLVFGLQQVIVGYGRHEVIIDHSNHGISMYEMSREHLVTLLLAYRERMIALYEADKRIRYVLVFKNFGPAAGASIPHTHSQVIAMPVVPENVLNEVQYARLHHDKHHQCIYCSLINEALTFEATIYDRDSGEIRRKINVGQYIIDRGEKFIAIKPFASRYEWEVHILPLQHEADFTNIHEEDLEDLARILKRTMARLDAVIGGAQYNFFLHSLPHGEEYADGAPSYHWHLEICPRTSIPTGFELGSGLFVSTISPEDAAAQLRAVQLDD; the protein is encoded by the coding sequence ATGAGCCAGGATTCCCCCAAAACGCCGAAAAACGTCCGCGAAATCCGCATCAACCCGGTCCTGCCCAGCGAGTCGGTGCTGGTTGCCACGGCCCGCGGCATGCGCCCACGCAAGGAGGAAGAACGCCTCGAGCGCAAGACCGAGGCCCACGTCGAGCGCTGCCCCTTCTGTACCGGCAACGAGGACAAGACCCCGCCGACTATCGCCGCCTGGCCAAATGAGCAGGACTGGGACGTGCGCGTGGTGGAAAACCTCTACCCGGTGCTCGGCGAAGAACCCCCGGACAGCAACCTGGTCTTCGGCCTGCAACAGGTGATCGTCGGTTATGGTCGCCACGAGGTCATCATCGACCACAGTAACCACGGCATCAGCATGTACGAAATGAGTCGGGAACATCTCGTCACCCTGCTCCTGGCCTACCGCGAACGCATGATTGCCCTTTACGAGGCCGACAAGCGTATTCGCTACGTGCTCGTCTTCAAAAACTTCGGCCCGGCCGCCGGGGCGAGTATCCCGCATACACACAGCCAGGTCATCGCCATGCCGGTGGTACCGGAGAACGTCCTCAACGAGGTGCAATACGCCCGCCTGCATCATGACAAACACCATCAGTGTATCTACTGCTCGCTGATCAACGAGGCCCTGACCTTCGAGGCGACGATTTATGATCGCGACTCCGGCGAGATCCGTCGCAAGATCAATGTTGGCCAGTACATCATCGATCGTGGTGAAAAGTTTATCGCCATCAAGCCCTTCGCCAGTCGTTACGAATGGGAGGTCCACATCCTGCCGCTGCAGCACGAGGCCGATTTCACCAACATCCACGAGGAAGACCTCGAAGACCTGGCGCGTATCCTGAAACGCACCATGGCCCGGCTGGACGCCGTCATCGGTGGCGCGCAGTACAACTTCTTCCTCCACTCGCTACCGCATGGCGAGGAATATGCCGATGGTGCACCGAGTTATCACTGGCACCTGGAGATCTGCCCGCGCACCAGTATCCCCACCGGCTTTGAACTGGGCTCCGGTCTGTTCGTCAGCACCATCAGCCCGGAAGATGCCGCCGCACAACTCCGTGCAGTACAACTTGATGACTGA
- the dapA gene encoding 4-hydroxy-tetrahydrodipicolinate synthase, translated as MFHGSMVALVTPMHPDGAVDEESLRALIDWHVEQGTDAIVIVGTTGESATLDPAEHCHVIRLTVQHVAGRIPVIAGTGANSTREAIELTRCAMQAGADACLLVTPYYNKPTQQGLYLHHKAVAEAVPVPQILYNVPGRTACDMLPDTVVRLAEIPNIVGIKEATGNLARAGEILDRCGDKIDLYSGDDATALDCILAGAKGDISVTANVAPAAMHAMCTAALAGDADKARAINAPLEALHRDLFLEANPIPVKWALMEMGKIPTGIRLPMTLLSEPYHESVRAALRMAGVLDEK; from the coding sequence ATGTTTCACGGCAGTATGGTCGCGCTGGTCACACCGATGCACCCGGACGGGGCCGTCGATGAGGAATCCCTGCGCGCATTAATCGACTGGCACGTCGAACAGGGCACCGATGCCATTGTGATTGTTGGCACGACCGGCGAGTCGGCCACCCTCGACCCGGCGGAGCACTGCCACGTCATCCGCCTGACCGTGCAGCATGTCGCCGGGCGGATCCCCGTTATTGCCGGCACCGGTGCCAATTCCACCCGCGAGGCCATTGAACTGACCCGCTGCGCCATGCAGGCCGGGGCCGATGCCTGCCTGCTGGTCACGCCCTATTACAACAAGCCGACCCAGCAGGGCCTGTACCTGCACCACAAGGCCGTGGCTGAGGCCGTACCGGTGCCACAGATCCTTTACAATGTACCAGGGCGGACCGCCTGTGACATGCTGCCCGATACCGTGGTACGCCTCGCCGAGATCCCGAATATTGTCGGTATCAAGGAGGCTACGGGTAACCTCGCGCGGGCAGGCGAGATTCTTGACCGCTGTGGTGATAAGATTGACCTTTATAGTGGTGATGATGCGACCGCGCTGGATTGCATCCTCGCCGGGGCCAAGGGGGATATCTCCGTGACCGCCAATGTGGCGCCTGCCGCCATGCACGCGATGTGTACGGCGGCCCTGGCGGGCGATGCCGACAAGGCACGTGCGATCAATGCGCCACTGGAGGCACTGCACCGGGACCTGTTTCTCGAGGCAAATCCAATCCCTGTGAAATGGGCATTAATGGAAATGGGCAAGATCCCGACCGGCATCCGCCTGCCGATGACCTTGTTGTCAGAACCGTATCATGAGTCAGTACGCGCTGCGCTGAGAATGGCCGGCGTGCTGGATGAAAAGTAA
- a CDS encoding AI-2E family transporter has protein sequence MFEVIGSWFKRHFSDPQVVMLAVLLLFGFLVVIYLGEMLAPVLAGLVIAYLLEGLIGLLQRRGVPRLIGVWTAFLLFVVVLVFLIFGLVPLLSTQVAQFVKELPTMIATGQGAIMQLPERYPDFINQQQLADLLNSIRAEIAAAAQGLLAFSLSSITSVVTLVVYLVLLPLLVFFFIKDKQLILDWVCSYLPKDRRLASNVWEEVNGQLTNYVRGKFWEILVVGVVSYITFEAMGLHYAMLLGALVGLSVIVPYIGAAVVTFPVAIIAFFQWGTTNEFIYLMVAYGIIQALDGNVLVPLLFSEAVNLHPIAIIVAVLLFGGLWGLWGVFFAIPLATLVKAVLTAWPRAELVAPV, from the coding sequence ATGTTTGAGGTGATAGGGAGCTGGTTTAAACGACACTTCTCCGACCCGCAGGTAGTCATGCTGGCCGTGCTGTTGCTGTTTGGTTTCCTGGTGGTTATTTACCTTGGCGAGATGCTCGCGCCGGTATTGGCTGGCCTGGTGATTGCTTATCTGCTCGAGGGCCTGATCGGTTTGCTGCAACGGCGCGGCGTACCGCGCTTGATCGGCGTATGGACGGCCTTCCTGTTATTTGTCGTAGTGTTGGTGTTCCTGATCTTTGGCCTGGTACCACTGTTATCGACACAGGTGGCGCAGTTTGTGAAAGAACTGCCGACTATGATCGCCACGGGGCAGGGCGCAATCATGCAATTGCCCGAACGCTATCCGGATTTTATCAACCAGCAACAACTGGCCGACCTGCTGAACAGTATTCGTGCCGAGATCGCGGCAGCAGCACAAGGCCTGTTGGCCTTTTCGCTTTCATCGATCACCAGTGTCGTTACCCTGGTGGTGTATCTGGTGTTATTACCCTTACTGGTGTTTTTCTTTATCAAGGACAAACAACTTATTCTCGACTGGGTGTGCAGTTACTTGCCGAAAGACCGCCGCCTGGCGAGTAATGTCTGGGAAGAAGTGAATGGCCAGTTAACCAATTACGTGCGCGGTAAATTCTGGGAAATCCTCGTTGTCGGTGTGGTCAGTTACATCACCTTTGAAGCCATGGGTCTGCACTATGCGATGCTGCTCGGTGCGCTGGTCGGGCTTTCCGTGATCGTGCCATATATCGGTGCTGCGGTAGTAACCTTTCCGGTGGCGATCATCGCCTTCTTCCAGTGGGGTACGACGAATGAGTTTATTTATCTAATGGTCGCCTATGGCATCATCCAGGCGCTCGACGGCAACGTACTTGTACCGCTGCTCTTCTCCGAGGCCGTGAACCTGCACCCGATTGCGATCATCGTTGCGGTACTGCTATTTGGCGGGCTGTGGGGGCTGTGGGGGGTATTCTTCGCGATCCCGCTGGCAACCCTGGTGAAGGCGGTGTTGACGGCCTGGCCGAGGGCCGAACTGGTTGCTCCGGTCTAG
- a CDS encoding nuclear transport factor 2 family protein encodes MLIAIIKNTARLLLPGLIAFGISIQPLQAEESYINESQQILDVIDRWAEAWINLDAETYISYYSKHYRPDNNTSHRAWVGGRKERFSQQKWVKLGISGIAIAKQDGGLYTATFKQRYKSDSFRDSVRKELVFKREQAQWKIIAEKIIAH; translated from the coding sequence ATGTTAATAGCAATAATAAAGAACACTGCACGGTTATTGCTTCCCGGCCTGATCGCATTTGGCATATCTATTCAGCCACTACAGGCCGAAGAGAGTTATATCAATGAATCTCAGCAAATCCTCGATGTCATTGATCGTTGGGCCGAGGCCTGGATCAATCTCGATGCCGAGACCTACATAAGCTACTACAGCAAACACTACCGCCCTGACAACAACACATCACACCGCGCCTGGGTCGGCGGCCGCAAGGAGCGTTTTAGTCAACAGAAATGGGTAAAACTCGGCATCAGCGGCATCGCAATCGCCAAACAGGATGGCGGATTATATACGGCGACTTTTAAACAGCGCTATAAGTCAGACAGCTTTCGTGACAGCGTGCGCAAGGAACTGGTTTTCAAAAGAGAACAGGCACAATGGAAAATCATTGCCGAAAAAATTATCGCCCACTAG
- the bamC gene encoding outer membrane protein assembly factor BamC has protein sequence MKSNWGNIMKAVARILCVSIVLAWTTGCGTFDKAKKEFLPDKKKTDYREASEAPTLEVPPDLTSSSIDDGLVVPDIAPASGSASLSDYRRERVDTQTIRTAGVLPKQDNIRVMRDKNTRWLVIQGSPQEVWPRMREFWLQSGLLIKREDPRIGILETDWAENRADIPQDFITRNISKLFDSIYSSATRDKYRVRLEQGSEAGTTELFLTHRGAEEVIDQSTGSSTIWKPRPSDPELEVEMLRRMMVFFGVEEDKARNQFASRQNRVERAVLSQGVDGDASLTVKDDFARAWRRTGLALDRVGFTVEDRDRSRGLYYVRYIDPIKDSNAKKEKGLLDKLTFNIFSGDDDVQDKSTYLIRLQEQDIQTQVVVLNDKGETEKSNTAYRILSLLHEQLK, from the coding sequence ATGAAAAGTAACTGGGGTAACATAATGAAGGCCGTAGCAAGAATTTTGTGTGTGAGTATAGTGCTGGCATGGACGACCGGTTGTGGAACCTTCGATAAGGCTAAGAAAGAGTTCCTGCCGGATAAAAAGAAAACGGATTACCGTGAGGCCAGTGAGGCCCCGACTCTGGAGGTCCCGCCCGACCTGACCTCGTCAAGCATTGATGATGGCCTGGTGGTGCCCGATATCGCACCGGCGTCAGGTAGCGCCAGCCTTTCCGACTATCGTCGTGAGCGCGTTGATACGCAGACCATCCGTACCGCGGGTGTGTTGCCCAAGCAGGACAACATCCGTGTCATGCGTGATAAAAACACGCGCTGGCTGGTGATCCAGGGTTCACCGCAGGAGGTCTGGCCGCGCATGCGCGAGTTCTGGCTGCAGAGCGGCCTGCTCATTAAACGTGAAGACCCGCGCATTGGTATCCTCGAGACCGACTGGGCCGAAAACCGCGCCGATATCCCGCAGGATTTCATCACCCGCAATATCAGCAAGTTGTTTGATTCTATTTATTCCTCGGCCACGCGCGACAAGTACCGTGTGCGTCTTGAGCAGGGTAGCGAGGCGGGCACCACCGAGTTGTTCCTGACCCACCGTGGCGCCGAAGAGGTTATCGACCAGTCGACCGGCAGCAGCACCATCTGGAAACCGCGTCCGTCTGACCCGGAACTGGAAGTGGAAATGCTGCGTCGTATGATGGTGTTCTTCGGTGTCGAGGAAGACAAGGCCCGCAACCAGTTTGCCAGTCGTCAGAACCGGGTCGAACGCGCCGTGCTCAGCCAGGGTGTGGACGGCGATGCCAGCCTCACCGTGAAGGATGACTTTGCCCGTGCCTGGCGCCGTACCGGCCTGGCGCTGGACCGTGTTGGTTTTACTGTCGAAGACCGTGACCGCTCGCGTGGCCTGTACTACGTGCGTTACATCGACCCGATCAAGGACAGCAATGCGAAGAAAGAGAAAGGCCTGCTCGACAAGCTGACCTTCAACATCTTCAGCGGTGATGACGACGTGCAGGACAAGAGCACCTACCTGATCCGCCTGCAGGAGCAGGATATACAGACCCAGGTGGTGGTGTTGAATGACAAGGGTGAAACGGAGAAGTCGAACACGGCTTACCGTATCCTCAGCCTGTTGCACGAACAGCTCAAGTAA
- a CDS encoding methyl-accepting chemotaxis protein — MKIVMFDSVNNLFARFSIRHKLWASFIAVLAILVVISTTVLVSETGIRKSFTGIVEENQPAMLLSMQLSDQLNSSAQSMGFFLLSREDAHRVAYENGLKDIVATVGQLQAMPSLQADAESSALVDLIAQDVASYRGYQERMIELTRDEAKNIPGMLYAGQNLNPLSQQILQNLGQMLVAEEDEEASARRKTILNDINDLRYAWANVMNGVRAYMAFRAETSLNEVKLYSESTTSLIGRLNAYGDELTLDQSESLTQVNDLVETFMGNLKELIAVHGSEQWRTDAWLVRSEIGPLLGKVKKNIEQLVSLQQGRVNESVESMSADLSAMHTLTISMLIFGLIMGLGSAWATCSTITGRLRDAVAAMKDIAEGEGDLTQRLSEKGRDEISQLGNAFNTFVGKMADLLIVINGVTSELSASAAQMSRAAEQTNAGITEQQNETDQVATAINEMVATVQEVANNATIAAESAQEADREANNGKGVVSATVSSIESLANEVEQAASVIDQLEADSEDIGKVIDVIKGIAEQTNLLALNAAIEAARAGEQGRGFAVVADEVRTLASRTQQSTEEIMEIIGRVQGGARQAVTAMESGRSQAAGSVEQAAKAGESLEAITRAVSSINDMNAQIAHASEQQSNVAQDVDRNVINISRIGHESMENAQQTSASSEQQSRLAQQLQDLLAQFKLQ; from the coding sequence ATGAAGATTGTCATGTTTGATTCCGTGAATAATTTATTTGCACGTTTTTCCATTCGCCACAAGCTGTGGGCAAGTTTTATCGCCGTCCTGGCCATTCTGGTGGTGATCTCTACCACCGTGCTGGTCAGCGAAACGGGGATTCGCAAGTCCTTTACCGGGATTGTCGAGGAAAATCAGCCCGCCATGTTGCTGTCCATGCAACTGAGTGACCAGCTCAATAGCAGCGCACAGAGCATGGGTTTCTTCCTGTTGAGTCGAGAGGACGCGCACCGTGTGGCCTACGAAAATGGTTTAAAGGATATCGTGGCCACGGTCGGTCAGTTGCAGGCCATGCCGAGTCTGCAGGCCGATGCCGAATCTTCAGCATTGGTAGACTTGATCGCACAAGATGTCGCCAGCTACCGTGGCTATCAGGAGCGGATGATCGAGCTGACCCGGGATGAGGCAAAGAATATTCCGGGCATGCTCTATGCTGGGCAGAACCTGAACCCGCTCAGCCAGCAGATCCTGCAAAACCTTGGCCAGATGCTGGTGGCCGAAGAGGATGAAGAGGCCAGCGCCCGGCGCAAGACTATCCTCAATGACATTAATGACCTGCGTTATGCCTGGGCGAATGTGATGAATGGCGTACGCGCCTACATGGCCTTTCGTGCCGAGACTTCCTTGAATGAGGTCAAACTCTATTCCGAGAGTACCACCAGCCTGATTGGAAGGTTGAACGCCTACGGCGATGAATTGACCCTGGATCAGTCTGAATCGCTTACACAGGTCAATGATCTGGTTGAGACGTTCATGGGCAACCTCAAGGAGCTGATCGCCGTGCACGGCAGTGAGCAGTGGCGTACCGATGCCTGGCTGGTGCGTAGTGAGATCGGCCCCTTGCTCGGCAAGGTGAAGAAGAATATTGAGCAACTGGTCAGTCTGCAGCAAGGTCGTGTTAACGAATCGGTTGAGTCCATGTCAGCGGACCTGTCTGCCATGCACACCCTGACGATCAGCATGCTTATCTTTGGCCTGATTATGGGGCTGGGCAGTGCCTGGGCGACCTGCTCTACCATTACCGGTCGTTTGCGCGATGCCGTGGCGGCGATGAAGGATATCGCCGAGGGCGAGGGTGACCTGACTCAGCGACTGAGTGAAAAGGGTCGTGATGAAATTTCACAGTTGGGCAATGCCTTTAACACCTTCGTTGGCAAGATGGCTGACCTGTTGATAGTCATTAATGGTGTGACCTCAGAATTGTCTGCCTCGGCGGCTCAGATGTCGCGGGCGGCTGAGCAGACCAATGCCGGGATCACCGAACAGCAAAACGAAACCGATCAGGTGGCGACGGCGATTAACGAAATGGTGGCCACCGTACAGGAAGTGGCGAACAATGCCACGATCGCTGCGGAATCGGCACAGGAGGCCGATCGTGAGGCCAATAACGGCAAGGGCGTGGTGAGTGCGACGGTATCCTCGATTGAGTCCCTGGCCAATGAAGTGGAGCAGGCCGCGTCGGTGATCGATCAGCTTGAAGCGGATAGCGAGGACATAGGTAAGGTCATTGATGTCATCAAGGGGATTGCCGAGCAGACCAACCTGTTGGCGCTGAATGCCGCCATCGAGGCCGCGCGTGCCGGCGAACAGGGGCGTGGTTTTGCCGTGGTCGCCGATGAGGTCCGTACCCTGGCCAGCCGCACTCAGCAGTCTACCGAAGAGATCATGGAGATCATTGGCCGTGTCCAGGGGGGCGCCCGTCAGGCCGTGACGGCGATGGAGTCCGGACGCAGCCAGGCGGCCGGCAGTGTCGAACAGGCGGCCAAGGCCGGTGAGTCGCTCGAGGCCATCACCCGTGCCGTATCCAGTATCAATGACATGAATGCGCAGATCGCCCATGCCTCGGAGCAACAGAGTAACGTCGCCCAGGATGTGGACCGTAACGTCATAAACATCAGCCGCATCGGTCATGAGAGTATGGAAAACGCACAACAAACCTCGGCCTCCAGCGAGCAACAGTCACGACTCGCACAGCAGTTACAAGACTTGTTGGCACAATTCAAACTGCAATAA
- a CDS encoding PhoH family protein: MQHTDSGEKRTFVLDTNVLMHDPTAIFRFKEHDVYIPMIVLEELDDNKRGTSEVARNARQASRFLDDLLKGMSSEHIEQGVELPHTSTTENGNGIGRLLLQTQLLHEELPNTLPGDKADNHILGTALALQHTRPELAITLVSKDINLRIKASILGIHNEDYYNDQVLDDVALLYAGHKELPDSFWQEHEKNMESWQEEGRTFYRITGPQVADWYPNQCLSIGGERFEAIVREVDEDRAIIERSVNYLQPNNAVWGIIARNREQSFALNLLMDPEIDFVSLLGMAGTGKTLLTLAAGLAQTLDNNLYNEIIMTRVTIPMGEDIGFLPGTEEEKMTPWMGALMDNLEVLTGVEEEGEWERAATDALLQNRIKIRSMNFMRGRTFLNKYIIIDEAQNLTSKQMKSLITRAGPGTKVVCLGNVAQIDTPYLSETTSGLTYVVDRFKNWPHSGHITLLRGERSRLADYASDNL; the protein is encoded by the coding sequence TTGCAACACACAGATAGCGGCGAAAAACGCACCTTCGTTCTCGACACGAACGTCCTTATGCACGACCCCACTGCCATCTTTCGTTTCAAGGAACATGACGTCTACATTCCCATGATCGTGCTCGAAGAGCTCGATGACAATAAGCGTGGTACCTCGGAAGTTGCGCGCAATGCCCGTCAGGCCAGTCGTTTCCTTGATGACCTGCTCAAGGGTATGAGCAGTGAACACATCGAGCAGGGTGTCGAACTTCCGCATACGAGTACAACTGAAAACGGTAACGGCATCGGTCGCCTGTTATTACAAACCCAGCTGCTACACGAGGAACTGCCCAACACCCTGCCCGGCGACAAAGCCGATAACCATATATTGGGCACCGCCCTGGCCCTGCAACATACCCGGCCCGAGCTTGCCATCACCCTGGTGTCGAAGGATATTAACCTGCGCATCAAGGCCTCGATCCTCGGTATCCATAACGAAGACTACTACAACGACCAGGTACTCGATGACGTCGCCCTGCTCTATGCCGGTCACAAAGAACTGCCCGACAGTTTCTGGCAGGAGCATGAAAAGAACATGGAGTCCTGGCAGGAAGAGGGTCGGACCTTTTATCGTATCACTGGCCCCCAGGTTGCCGACTGGTATCCGAACCAGTGCCTGTCTATCGGCGGGGAGCGCTTCGAGGCCATCGTTCGTGAAGTCGACGAAGACAGAGCCATCATTGAGCGGAGTGTTAATTACCTGCAACCAAATAATGCCGTCTGGGGGATCATCGCCCGTAATCGTGAACAGAGCTTTGCCCTCAATCTGCTCATGGACCCGGAGATCGATTTTGTCAGTCTGCTCGGCATGGCCGGCACCGGCAAGACCCTGTTGACCCTGGCCGCCGGGCTTGCGCAAACCCTCGACAACAACCTTTATAACGAGATCATCATGACCCGTGTCACCATCCCCATGGGTGAGGACATCGGCTTTTTGCCGGGTACTGAAGAGGAAAAAATGACGCCATGGATGGGGGCGCTGATGGACAACCTGGAGGTACTCACCGGCGTGGAAGAAGAGGGTGAATGGGAACGCGCCGCCACCGATGCCTTATTGCAAAACCGCATAAAGATCCGCTCCATGAACTTTATGCGTGGCCGCACCTTTTTGAACAAATACATCATTATCGACGAAGCGCAAAACCTGACATCAAAACAAATGAAGTCTCTCATTACCCGCGCCGGCCCCGGCACCAAGGTCGTCTGCCTTGGTAATGTCGCCCAGATCGATACCCCGTATCTATCGGAAACCACCTCCGGCCTGACCTATGTTGTAGACCGCTTCAAAAACTGGCCGCACAGTGGACACATTACCCTGCTGCGTGGCGAACGTTCACGCCTGGCGGATTACGCCTCGGATAATTTATAA
- a CDS encoding MBL fold metallo-hydrolase has product MRFALLGSGSRGNATLIEAGDTRLLLDCGFSETETRKRLGAFGLTPADLTAIVVTHEHSDHINGVGAVARKHGLAVYLTHGTAAANKTGELPERHLFHSHDAFSIGDIDLQPFPVPHDAREPVQFVFSHGDLRLGVLTDTGSCTQHILDTLGGCDALILECNHDTGMLAEGPYPASLKARVGGRFGHLSNVQSRDIIAELDTSRLRYLVAAHISDKNNTAPLACAALAEGLGCRADEVRVAEQATGLDWHSLQQ; this is encoded by the coding sequence TTGCGCTTTGCCTTACTCGGCAGTGGCAGTCGTGGTAACGCTACCCTGATTGAGGCAGGCGATACCCGACTCCTGCTCGACTGTGGATTTTCCGAGACCGAGACGCGCAAGCGTCTCGGTGCCTTCGGCCTGACACCGGCGGATCTCACTGCGATTGTCGTCACCCATGAGCACAGCGATCATATCAATGGTGTCGGTGCGGTGGCACGTAAACACGGGTTGGCCGTTTACCTGACGCATGGCACGGCCGCTGCCAATAAAACCGGTGAACTGCCCGAGCGCCACCTGTTCCACAGCCATGACGCCTTCTCGATTGGCGATATCGACCTGCAGCCCTTTCCCGTTCCCCACGATGCCCGCGAGCCGGTGCAATTTGTGTTTTCCCATGGCGACCTGCGCCTGGGTGTACTCACCGACACCGGCAGTTGCACCCAGCATATCCTCGATACCCTGGGCGGCTGTGACGCCCTGATACTGGAGTGTAACCACGATACCGGGATGCTGGCCGAAGGCCCATACCCGGCCTCGCTGAAGGCGCGTGTCGGCGGACGTTTTGGCCACCTGAGTAATGTTCAGTCCCGGGATATCATTGCCGAACTGGATACCTCACGGTTGCGCTACCTCGTTGCCGCCCATATCAGTGACAAGAACAACACCGCCCCGCTGGCCTGTGCGGCCCTCGCGGAGGGGCTGGGTTGCCGGGCCGACGAGGTCCGGGTCGCCGAGCAGGCCACCGGCCTCGACTGGCATAGCCTGCAGCAATAA